One genomic segment of Aquipluma nitroreducens includes these proteins:
- a CDS encoding phosphoadenylyl-sulfate reductase — MVDQNIVSDLNKQADAANLVGMLEKIAQQFQGKAVFTTSFGIEDQVITDMIFNNNLDIKVVTLDTGRLFEETYKVFNRTVDKYGKMVEVYFPKHEAVQKMVTEKGPLSFYLSLENRKECCNIRKVEPLKRALAGNECWITGLRASQSENRHDLDFFVWDAGFQLVKFNPLLHWSLEDCQKYVKENNVPYNVLHDRGFVSIGCAPCTRAIQPGEDFRAGRWWWENNSKKECGLHTHQE, encoded by the coding sequence ATGGTTGATCAGAATATCGTTTCGGACTTGAACAAACAGGCCGATGCAGCCAATTTGGTGGGAATGTTGGAGAAAATTGCTCAGCAATTTCAGGGGAAAGCTGTTTTTACAACCAGTTTTGGGATCGAAGATCAGGTAATTACCGATATGATTTTCAATAATAACCTGGACATCAAAGTGGTGACTCTGGATACAGGCCGCCTGTTCGAAGAAACTTACAAGGTGTTTAACCGCACTGTAGACAAATACGGGAAAATGGTTGAGGTTTATTTTCCTAAACACGAAGCTGTTCAGAAGATGGTGACCGAAAAAGGGCCATTGAGTTTTTATTTATCGCTCGAAAACCGCAAAGAATGTTGCAATATCCGGAAAGTTGAACCACTTAAAAGGGCGTTGGCAGGCAATGAATGTTGGATTACCGGGTTGCGTGCTTCTCAATCGGAAAATCGCCATGATCTCGATTTCTTTGTTTGGGATGCCGGATTTCAACTGGTTAAATTTAATCCACTGTTACACTGGTCGCTCGAAGATTGCCAGAAGTATGTGAAGGAAAACAATGTTCCGTATAACGTGCTCCACGACCGTGGTTTTGTTAGTATTGGATGTGCTCCTTGTACCCGCGCCATCCAGCCCGGAGAAGATTTCAGGGCTGGTCGGTGGTGGTGGGAAAACAACTCAAAAAAGGAATGCGGGTTGCATACCCATCAGGAGTAA
- a CDS encoding GNAT family N-acetyltransferase encodes MLTISNITIRPIQPSDNPALALIVRNTLAEFGAANPGTVFFDPTTDALFELFQMPKSVYFVAEADGRILGGGGIFPTEGLPEGTCELVKMYLLPEARGIGLGRTLIEKCLVTAKEIGFQQVYLETLDELHLALKIYAKFGFEYLKAPMGNTKHFGCGLWMLKKL; translated from the coding sequence ATGCTAACGATATCCAACATTACGATTCGCCCGATTCAACCCAGCGATAATCCAGCTCTGGCGCTGATTGTCAGGAATACCTTGGCAGAGTTTGGTGCCGCCAATCCGGGAACCGTATTTTTTGATCCGACAACCGATGCTTTGTTCGAACTGTTTCAAATGCCAAAGTCTGTTTATTTTGTTGCTGAGGCAGATGGTCGGATTTTGGGCGGTGGCGGAATATTTCCAACGGAAGGATTACCCGAAGGAACTTGCGAATTGGTGAAAATGTATTTGTTACCTGAAGCTCGCGGAATTGGCTTGGGGCGTACTTTAATCGAAAAATGCCTTGTAACTGCGAAGGAAATTGGATTTCAGCAGGTTTACCTCGAAACTTTAGACGAACTGCATCTGGCTTTGAAAATCTATGCCAAATTTGGCTTCGAATATCTAAAGGCTCCAATGGGCAACACCAAACACTTTGGTTGTGGTTTGTGGATGCTGAAAAAGTTATAA
- a CDS encoding UbiA family prenyltransferase: MRIIAALIQSNIYISLAAVALTVGTQVQLGMRPQWHPYLFIIFFATLFEYNLHRLITVLTNKEALKSEKHRWVNENMKAFYLLVFISVIGFGVVALLAKKEVLVTFAPIALITVLYSIPVSANPKHLLRLREIPYLKIFMIAAIWSASTILLPIVQSSETFSQTHIFAMLSERFFFILAITIPFDIRDLEADQQQELKTIPMLLGEKNSLKLSYFFLFVFLLGSAFHYAPEKEWMILWAMCLSGITTYFFLKMDYFKRMLFYHYGILDGTLLLQGILVIIFGCFACT, from the coding sequence TTGAGAATAATAGCTGCCCTCATTCAGTCGAACATTTATATTTCCCTGGCCGCAGTTGCACTGACAGTGGGCACACAGGTGCAACTTGGAATGCGTCCTCAATGGCATCCGTACCTTTTTATCATTTTCTTCGCAACACTGTTCGAATACAACCTTCACCGGCTGATTACGGTGCTTACCAACAAGGAAGCGCTAAAATCGGAAAAGCACCGCTGGGTAAACGAAAACATGAAAGCCTTTTACCTGTTGGTTTTTATTTCTGTAATAGGTTTTGGAGTGGTGGCTTTGTTGGCGAAAAAAGAGGTTTTGGTTACTTTTGCCCCCATCGCATTAATTACGGTTCTCTATTCCATCCCCGTTTCTGCAAATCCGAAGCATCTGTTGAGACTGCGCGAAATACCCTATCTGAAAATATTCATGATTGCTGCAATATGGTCGGCTTCAACGATTCTTTTACCCATTGTACAATCTTCTGAAACTTTCAGCCAAACGCACATTTTCGCAATGCTGTCCGAGCGGTTTTTCTTCATTCTGGCGATCACCATTCCGTTCGACATTCGCGACCTGGAAGCCGACCAGCAACAGGAATTGAAAACCATTCCCATGCTTTTGGGCGAAAAGAATTCGCTAAAACTTTCTTATTTCTTTCTTTTCGTTTTTCTTCTTGGCTCAGCATTTCACTATGCTCCTGAAAAGGAATGGATGATCCTTTGGGCCATGTGCCTTTCAGGAATAACAACGTATTTCTTCCTGAAAATGGATTATTTCAAAAGGATGCTGTTTTATCACTATGGTATACTGGACGGAACCCTTTTGTTGCAAGGAATATTGGTGATTATTTTCGGCTGTTTTGCCTGTACTTAA
- a CDS encoding MBL fold metallo-hydrolase, translated as MYILLFIVVLVSITTILIMNQAQFGKAPSGERLKRIEHSSNFRNGQFQNLNFTPTFAEDVSKFEMIRDGIFKISKRKAPSVSLPSVKTNLFDLDPQKDLLVWFGHSSYFMQIDGKKILVDPVFSGSASPFSFMVKSFKGSDVYSPEEIPPIDYLIITHDHWDHLDYKTVVELKPKVGKIITGLGTAAHFEHWGFDPKSIVELDWNESSILESGFKITATPGRHFTGRTFKRNQTIWCSFVFQSPSKKIFIGGDSGYDTHFEKIGAEHGPFDLALLECGQYNKSWKYIHMMPEQTVQAAIDLKAKTMMPVHWAKFALSLHAWDEPIQRVTKEAHRLDVPIIHPMIGELVDLSNFGTQTEWWKGIN; from the coding sequence ATGTATATACTATTATTCATTGTGGTTCTGGTGTCGATAACCACTATTCTAATTATGAATCAGGCTCAATTTGGAAAAGCTCCGTCGGGTGAACGTTTGAAGCGTATTGAGCATTCATCTAACTTCCGCAATGGACAATTTCAGAACTTGAATTTTACGCCAACTTTTGCCGAAGATGTCTCTAAATTTGAAATGATCAGAGACGGGATTTTCAAGATCAGTAAACGAAAAGCGCCATCGGTGAGTTTGCCATCGGTAAAAACCAATTTGTTCGATCTTGATCCGCAAAAGGATTTATTGGTGTGGTTCGGTCACTCGTCCTATTTCATGCAGATTGATGGCAAAAAGATATTGGTCGATCCGGTTTTCTCCGGAAGCGCTTCACCTTTTTCGTTTATGGTGAAAAGCTTTAAGGGCAGCGATGTTTATTCGCCGGAAGAAATTCCACCGATTGATTATTTGATTATTACGCACGACCACTGGGATCATCTCGACTATAAAACAGTGGTGGAACTGAAGCCAAAGGTTGGCAAAATTATTACCGGATTGGGTACCGCCGCTCATTTTGAACATTGGGGCTTCGATCCAAAATCAATCGTTGAATTGGACTGGAATGAATCATCCATTCTGGAATCAGGATTTAAAATAACCGCAACCCCCGGGCGACATTTTACCGGACGAACTTTCAAGCGAAATCAGACCATTTGGTGCTCTTTTGTTTTTCAATCGCCCTCGAAAAAGATTTTCATTGGTGGTGATTCGGGTTACGATACTCATTTTGAAAAGATTGGCGCAGAGCATGGACCATTTGATCTGGCATTGCTCGAATGCGGGCAGTACAACAAATCTTGGAAATACATACACATGATGCCCGAGCAAACCGTTCAGGCGGCAATCGATTTAAAGGCAAAGACAATGATGCCGGTTCATTGGGCGAAGTTTGCCTTGTCGCTCCATGCGTGGGACGAACCAATCCAACGGGTTACTAAAGAAGCTCACCGTCTGGATGTTCCGATTATTCATCCGATGATTGGCGAGTTGGTTGATTTGAGTAATTTCGGTACTCAAACTGAATGGTGGAAAGGTATAAATTGA
- a CDS encoding NAD-dependent epimerase/dehydratase family protein → MNRLKVVITGATGMIGEGVLHECLNHPEVEKVLVITRKSCGYSNPKLTEIIHDNFLDFTSINDRLKGYNACYFCLGVTSVGKSETEYTKLTYTLTLGFAKILASLNPDMTFCYISGANTDSTEKGRSMWARVKGKTENDLMKLPFKQVYNFRPGGIEPFLSLKPTQTYYKTYRYLGWLFSMMKAIAPGYVIKLKDLAAAMINASLIGYSKIFWK, encoded by the coding sequence ATGAATAGACTAAAAGTCGTTATAACAGGCGCCACCGGAATGATTGGTGAAGGTGTTCTTCATGAATGCCTGAATCATCCTGAAGTGGAAAAGGTTTTGGTGATAACCCGCAAATCATGTGGTTATTCTAATCCAAAGCTAACTGAAATTATTCACGATAACTTTCTGGATTTTACATCAATCAACGATAGATTAAAAGGCTACAATGCTTGTTACTTCTGTCTTGGAGTAACATCAGTTGGTAAAAGTGAAACAGAATACACGAAGCTGACTTATACCTTGACCTTGGGTTTTGCTAAGATACTTGCATCGCTCAATCCCGATATGACTTTTTGTTATATTTCGGGAGCAAACACCGATAGCACAGAGAAGGGGCGATCGATGTGGGCACGAGTAAAAGGCAAAACCGAAAACGATTTAATGAAGTTGCCTTTCAAACAAGTATATAATTTTCGTCCGGGCGGAATCGAACCGTTTTTATCCTTAAAACCAACGCAAACTTATTACAAAACTTACAGGTATCTGGGTTGGTTGTTCTCTATGATGAAAGCAATCGCTCCCGGTTATGTAATAAAATTAAAGGATTTGGCTGCAGCAATGATCAACGCCTCATTGATCGGATATTCAAAAATATTCTGGAAATGA
- a CDS encoding S9 family peptidase, with protein sequence MNRLFIVVLAVLAFAACKPSVEKAPKIAMEDFFRNPEKTAFRLSPNGEYFSYLAPYEKRLNIFVQKVGADSAVRVTSETARDIAGYLWKGNNRILFLKDTGGDENFQLYGVNTDGSELKGLTVFDKVRTELIDDLKDVDGEIIVGLNKRNPQVFDPFRLNVSTGEMTQLAENPGNIVGWMTDHDGKLRLATTSDGVNTTILYRENEQEKFKPILTTSFKETMSPYLFTFDNKMLISGSNLGRDKTALVTFDPATGKEKEVLFETQEADIEGVDYSRKDKKLLSVTWTTDMEKEHFFDADAEAMKKKLQDKLPGYQISIGSNNKAEDKFMIRTYSDKSRGAYYLYDKTSGELTKLAELTPWLKENDLCDMKPISYKSRDGLTIQGYLTLPKGYEAKNLPVVINPHGGPWARDYWGFNSEVQFLANNGYAVLQMNYRGSTGFGKAFWESSFKQWGRTMQDDISDGVKWLVDQGIADPKRVGIYGGSYGGYATLAGLTLTPDLYAAGVDYVGVSNMFTFMKTIPPYWKPMLDMFYEMVGNPKSDSLMLAEVSPVFLVDKIKAPLFVAQGKNDPRVNVDESDQIVKALKDKGIAVEYMVKDNEGHGFHNEENRFDFYRSMLAFLDQHLKPQEK encoded by the coding sequence ATGAACAGGTTATTTATTGTTGTTTTAGCGGTTCTTGCTTTTGCAGCATGCAAGCCGTCAGTTGAAAAAGCTCCAAAGATTGCTATGGAAGATTTCTTTCGCAATCCGGAGAAAACTGCTTTCAGGCTATCGCCTAACGGCGAGTATTTTTCGTATTTGGCGCCTTACGAAAAGCGCCTTAATATTTTTGTACAAAAGGTTGGCGCCGATTCGGCTGTCCGTGTAACTTCCGAAACAGCCCGCGACATTGCTGGTTATCTTTGGAAAGGGAATAATCGGATCCTGTTTTTGAAGGATACCGGAGGTGACGAAAACTTTCAGTTATATGGTGTAAATACGGATGGATCTGAACTGAAGGGACTGACCGTATTCGATAAAGTACGTACCGAATTAATTGATGACCTGAAAGATGTAGATGGCGAAATCATCGTTGGCTTAAATAAACGCAATCCCCAGGTTTTTGATCCTTTTCGGTTAAATGTAAGCACTGGCGAAATGACCCAGCTGGCTGAAAATCCTGGAAATATTGTTGGCTGGATGACTGACCATGATGGTAAACTTCGTTTGGCTACGACTTCAGATGGAGTGAATACTACCATTCTATATCGTGAAAATGAGCAGGAGAAGTTCAAGCCCATTCTTACGACCAGTTTTAAAGAAACCATGTCGCCCTATTTGTTTACGTTCGATAATAAAATGCTGATCTCAGGTTCAAATCTTGGTCGTGACAAAACCGCTCTGGTAACATTCGATCCTGCCACCGGCAAAGAAAAGGAGGTTTTATTTGAAACACAGGAAGCCGATATTGAAGGCGTTGATTATTCCAGAAAAGATAAAAAATTATTATCGGTTACCTGGACAACAGATATGGAAAAGGAACATTTTTTTGATGCTGATGCTGAAGCCATGAAGAAAAAGCTTCAGGATAAATTACCCGGATACCAAATTTCAATTGGAAGCAACAATAAAGCTGAAGACAAATTTATGATTCGGACGTACAGCGATAAAAGTCGTGGCGCTTATTATTTATACGATAAAACTTCAGGCGAATTGACCAAGTTGGCCGAATTGACACCATGGCTTAAAGAGAATGATCTTTGCGATATGAAACCAATTTCATACAAATCGCGCGATGGGCTTACCATTCAGGGCTATCTGACTTTGCCTAAAGGCTACGAGGCTAAAAATCTTCCAGTGGTTATTAATCCACATGGCGGTCCATGGGCTCGCGATTATTGGGGATTCAATTCCGAAGTACAGTTTTTGGCCAACAATGGCTATGCCGTTTTACAAATGAATTACCGTGGTTCAACCGGATTTGGTAAGGCTTTTTGGGAGTCGTCGTTTAAACAGTGGGGTAGAACCATGCAGGATGACATCTCGGACGGTGTAAAATGGCTGGTTGATCAGGGAATTGCCGATCCGAAGCGAGTTGGAATTTATGGCGGAAGTTATGGCGGGTATGCTACGCTTGCCGGGTTAACTTTAACTCCTGATTTGTATGCTGCCGGTGTTGATTATGTTGGCGTTTCGAATATGTTTACTTTTATGAAAACCATTCCACCATATTGGAAACCTATGCTCGACATGTTTTACGAGATGGTGGGCAACCCTAAATCAGATAGCTTAATGTTAGCCGAAGTATCGCCTGTATTTTTAGTCGATAAGATTAAAGCTCCACTTTTTGTAGCACAGGGCAAAAACGATCCACGCGTAAATGTTGACGAATCGGATCAGATTGTTAAGGCATTGAAAGATAAAGGTATTGCTGTGGAATATATGGTGAAAGATAATGAAGGACATGGATTTCATAACGAAGAAAATCGTTTCGATTTTTATCGTTCGATGTTGGCTTTCCTTGACCAACACCTGAAACCTCAGGAAAAATAA
- a CDS encoding CobW family GTP-binding protein, translating to MPVKPKIPVTIVTGFLGSGKTTFINNLLLQNYDVKIGLIENEFGEVSIDSKLIANYQPENIIELNNGCICCSIFNEFSLALQELVKKNDHLEQLIIETTGIADPGPIIEPFFQDPDLERLFELSGTICLVDSVNFQEEIGNFEQQKQIMLSDLIILNKVGDADETKLAYVRKKISALNRTAQLVETNFAFLDSAHLYMLQPQIQDEFIKKLRRPFYSEPEHSDFHSFTIRFSGYINEPRFREWFKYFASIYRKQIFRIKGMVNFENNPLTGIVQSVGGMTNISEGSVANPYEPLENVIVFIGKGISKFEIEKMFQQYLLQEN from the coding sequence GTGCCAGTAAAACCTAAAATACCAGTTACTATTGTTACCGGTTTCCTTGGATCGGGAAAGACAACCTTCATCAATAACCTGTTGTTGCAGAATTATGATGTTAAAATCGGGTTGATCGAAAATGAGTTCGGAGAGGTTTCTATTGACTCTAAATTAATTGCCAACTACCAGCCTGAAAATATTATAGAATTAAATAACGGGTGTATCTGCTGTAGTATTTTCAATGAATTTTCGCTCGCTCTTCAGGAGCTGGTTAAAAAAAATGACCATCTGGAACAACTGATCATTGAAACCACAGGAATTGCTGATCCCGGGCCAATCATTGAACCTTTCTTTCAGGATCCTGATCTTGAACGGTTATTTGAATTAAGCGGAACAATCTGCCTGGTTGATTCGGTTAACTTTCAGGAAGAGATTGGAAATTTTGAACAGCAAAAGCAAATTATGCTTAGCGACCTGATTATTTTGAATAAAGTAGGTGATGCTGATGAAACTAAACTCGCGTATGTCAGAAAGAAGATTTCAGCCCTTAACCGGACGGCACAACTGGTAGAAACGAATTTTGCATTCCTGGATTCAGCTCATTTGTATATGCTTCAACCACAGATACAGGATGAGTTTATAAAAAAACTTCGCAGGCCATTTTACAGCGAGCCGGAGCACTCTGACTTCCATAGCTTTACCATTCGGTTTAGTGGATACATCAACGAACCGAGGTTTCGGGAATGGTTCAAATATTTTGCTTCCATCTACCGGAAGCAGATTTTCAGGATAAAAGGAATGGTAAACTTCGAGAACAACCCACTGACAGGAATCGTCCAATCGGTAGGCGGAATGACTAATATTTCGGAAGGTTCGGTAGCGAACCCGTACGAACCGCTCGAAAATGTGATTGTATTTATTGGGAAGGGGATCAGTAAATTCGAGATTGAGAAAATGTTTCAGCAATATTTACTTCAGGAAAACTAG
- a CDS encoding AEC family transporter: MSQFFPAFQAIAPLFLVIFAGVIVSRNKSVTHQWLEILNNYALWLGFPALILVALSRLQWDFELYGSLIIANSIRIVLSIFLILPFAALFKLENKLRRTLFLAVSFGNVAYLGIPVLRSAWGDQILPEATMISSVYLFWLFTLGIFMVEFYGDKKVDFRILFFRLLKNPMLIAVFIGLFVAINHIQMPKILVSGLDLVAGSVTGVVLFSLGLFVGKQPIGKFRDWIPVSIFSLVILLVLPFLFLLISGNFVDLKVSRSWVLESAMPLGLTPYALCVKYDLDAEFASRVAVLSTLMALISLPLWLVFLK; encoded by the coding sequence ATGTCACAATTTTTCCCCGCATTTCAGGCTATAGCTCCTTTGTTTCTGGTTATTTTTGCCGGAGTTATTGTGAGCCGTAATAAGTCAGTCACTCATCAATGGCTTGAGATTTTAAATAATTATGCCTTGTGGCTTGGTTTTCCGGCACTTATTTTAGTTGCATTATCGCGCTTACAATGGGATTTTGAGTTGTACGGTAGCCTCATTATTGCCAATTCGATACGTATTGTTCTTTCAATTTTTTTGATCCTGCCTTTTGCTGCGTTATTTAAATTAGAAAACAAACTGCGTCGGACGCTTTTTCTGGCTGTTTCGTTTGGAAATGTAGCTTATCTTGGAATTCCTGTTTTACGAAGTGCATGGGGCGATCAGATTCTTCCGGAAGCTACAATGATTTCTTCAGTATATCTTTTCTGGCTTTTTACACTTGGGATTTTTATGGTTGAATTTTATGGCGACAAGAAGGTGGATTTTCGTATCCTGTTTTTTCGGCTTCTAAAAAATCCGATGCTAATAGCTGTTTTTATAGGTCTTTTTGTTGCAATCAATCATATTCAGATGCCAAAAATCCTGGTGTCGGGTCTCGATCTCGTGGCCGGCTCTGTAACTGGTGTTGTGCTTTTTTCGCTGGGCTTGTTTGTCGGTAAACAACCGATCGGAAAATTTAGGGATTGGATTCCGGTTTCGATATTCAGTCTGGTAATCCTTTTGGTGTTGCCTTTCCTGTTTTTACTTATTTCAGGAAATTTTGTTGATCTAAAAGTAAGCCGGTCGTGGGTTCTTGAATCAGCAATGCCGTTGGGACTGACACCTTACGCACTTTGTGTCAAATACGATCTGGATGCGGAGTTTGCATCAAGAGTAGCTGTTTTGAGCACTTTAATGGCTTTGATAAGCCTGCCTTTGTGGCTAGTTTTCCTGAAGTAA
- a CDS encoding HAD family hydrolase, with translation MELKIHPNAKALIFDLDGTLSDSLPVHIASWNAVCEKLNCTFDERILVEMTGAPTLSFAERIKREQNLEITAEELVVLKQQEFWKNINQIKPHDAVIDLMKSAHGKIPMAVGTGASRTSAMLQMKELGIYQLFDFIVTADDVDRHKPEPDTFLKCAELMGIEPKYCQVFEDGELGMQAAQTAGMFLTDVRPFVTDPFADSEN, from the coding sequence ATGGAACTTAAAATACATCCAAATGCAAAGGCACTGATTTTTGATCTGGACGGAACTCTTTCGGATTCGTTGCCAGTGCATATTGCCAGCTGGAATGCCGTTTGCGAAAAGCTGAACTGTACGTTTGATGAACGTATTCTTGTTGAAATGACTGGTGCGCCAACACTTAGCTTTGCCGAACGAATTAAGCGCGAACAGAATCTGGAAATTACGGCCGAAGAATTAGTTGTTCTTAAACAACAGGAATTCTGGAAGAATATCAATCAGATCAAACCACACGATGCGGTAATTGATTTGATGAAAAGCGCGCATGGAAAGATTCCCATGGCTGTTGGAACCGGAGCTAGCCGTACAAGTGCCATGTTGCAAATGAAGGAATTAGGGATTTATCAATTGTTTGATTTTATTGTAACAGCTGATGATGTTGATCGTCACAAACCTGAGCCCGATACTTTTTTGAAATGTGCCGAATTGATGGGCATTGAACCAAAATATTGTCAGGTATTTGAAGATGGAGAACTTGGAATGCAGGCCGCACAAACCGCTGGTATGTTTCTGACTGATGTTCGCCCGTTTGTAACCGATCCGTTTGCTGATTCAGAAAATTAA